The genomic interval TATGGCCCTGTGGTATTGCATCTGGTACGTCCAGGAAAAGTATTCTCGGCTGAGGCATTTCAGATGCAATAGATTTATGTCCCAGGTCCACACACAGGCGGGTGTCGTCAATAATTGAGATAACCCTGGTAGCCACCACAGCGGCATATGCAAAGTCCTGCTCAGGAAGTTCCCGCCTGTATCCCCAGTCCCAGAAGATGAAAGTACCGGGGCTGCATTCTACACCGGGGCGCGCTGCATGAAATGCATAGGTGGGCGTACCACCTGCAATGATCTGCGGAGCTGTTGCTCCTGCAGCAGTGATCGCATCCGCGAGCGTAGTTACGGGCGCAAAGCCGGCATTACATTTCTCCCTGCGTACGGCAACGTCTGCGTCATGCAGATGACCATCATATGCGTGTAAGCCAACAGGTGTAATGCCAGGCATGTATTGCAGCTCCTGGTAAAGCTCAAGCGCTGCATCATCCGCAGGAATACCGGTCCTGTTCATGCCTATATTCAGATCAAGATATACAGGAATAGTACGTTGCGCAGCGAGGAACAAAGCGGCGATAGCCATAGCAGCAATGCGGTTGTCCACCAGGCAGGAGTACTTTGTATCAGGATATTGTTCCACTATCTCCAGCAGCCGGCCGATCTTCGGGCCGACAGGCTGATAAGCCAGTAATACATCCGCAGCGCCGGCCAATCCCAGCATTTCCGCTTCTGCTATCGTGGCACACTTAAACTTGTTGATACCTTCTTCCTTCAGTAACTGCACGGCTTCGATCATTTTGCTCGTCTTGATATGCGGCCGCAGGCGCTGTACATCTCCCACTGTCTTTTTCAGGAGCAGGATGTTCTCACGCATGCGCTCGGGGAAAACGAGCACCGCAGGCGTATCAACAGTATTGATATTGTGTAATTCGTACCAATGCATGATTGTAGATTAAGACCCGGGCATGAGGCATCTGCCCATGAAGGCAGCATGCGCGTCACACCTGATGGTTTTAGTGCAATTCAAACAGCGCTTCAATCTCCACCGGAATATTATCGGGCAATGAACCAAAGCCTACCGCGCTGCGTACGCCAATACCATTCTCTTCGCCCCATACTTTTGCAAATAGTTCGCTGCAACCATTGATAACGTAAGGATGACGGCCAAAGTCAGGCGTACAGTTCACCATACCCAATACTTTGATCACGCGTTTTACTTTATCCAGGCTACCCAGGTTAGCCACGATAGTAGACAGCATAGTAAGGCCCACCTGTCTTGCCGCCAGCTTACCCTGATCCATATCGAAGTCAACACCAATACGCCCGATGATCAGGCTCTTATCATCCTGTACAGGACCATGACCGGACAGATACAGGTATTTGCCATCTACGAGGCAAGGTTTGTATACGCCCAATGGTGACGGTGCCGGCGGTAATGATAATCCTAACGCTTTAAAATTCTCTGTTGGTGTCATAGATCAAGTTTTGCTTATAAGTTAGATAAAGAGGTTTAAGATCAGGCACCCGATCAATCCTACTACAGAAACGATCGTTTCCATGATCGACCAGGTTTTGAAAGTATCTTTCACTGACAAATTAAAATATTCCTTGAACATCCAAAAGCCACCGTCGTTCACATGGGAGAACATGAGGCTTCCTGCCCCCGTGGCCAGTACCATCAGGCTTGGATGTACGGTTGTGCCCACTACCAATGGCGCGACGATGCCCGCAGCAGTCAATCCGGCTACAGTGGCCGATCCCACACTTACACGTATCAGGGCTGCTATGGTCCATGCCAGTATCAGCGGGTTCATATGCATACTACCCAGGCCTTCTTTTATCACATCACTTACTTTACTGTCCAGCAGCATCTGTGTCAATGCACCGGAACCGCCAATGATGAGGATGATAACAGATACATCGCGGATAGCATCTTCCATCGTGCCCATCACCTTTTTGATAGGCCATCCTCTACGGATGCCCAGTACATAAGCGCCGTTAAGCACTGCCAGCAACATCACGATCACAGGGTCGCCCAGCCAGCTGGCAATGTTGAAGGCAACACTGTCAGGCGCGGCCTTCAGCTTCAGGAGCGAGGTAGCCGCCAGCAACAGCACCGGCAGCAATGCCGCCACAATACTGGTGGCCATCCCGGGCAATTGATCGTCCGGCAGGGCAACAGTAGTGAACAGCTGTGCAGGTTCCTGTGTATATTTTTTGAGGAAACGGCTGAAGACGGGACCTGCCAGTACAATGGCCGGAATAGCCACCAGGAGGCCGTATAACAACGTAATTCCCATATTGGCATGGAAGGCTCCTACCAGGGCCGTAGGGGAAGGATGCGGCGGTAAATAGCCATGCGTGACCGACAATGATGCCAGCATCGGAATACCCAGGTATACCGCAGGTAGTTTAGTGCGTGCTGCAACCGTGAAGATGAGCGGCACCATCAATACAAAACCGATATTGTAAAACAGGGGAATGCCTACGATGAAGCCCGTC from Chitinophaga filiformis carries:
- a CDS encoding D-TA family PLP-dependent enzyme, translated to MHWYELHNINTVDTPAVLVFPERMRENILLLKKTVGDVQRLRPHIKTSKMIEAVQLLKEEGINKFKCATIAEAEMLGLAGAADVLLAYQPVGPKIGRLLEIVEQYPDTKYSCLVDNRIAAMAIAALFLAAQRTIPVYLDLNIGMNRTGIPADDAALELYQELQYMPGITPVGLHAYDGHLHDADVAVRREKCNAGFAPVTTLADAITAAGATAPQIIAGGTPTYAFHAARPGVECSPGTFIFWDWGYRRELPEQDFAYAAVVATRVISIIDDTRLCVDLGHKSIASEMPQPRILFLDVPDAIPQGHSEEHMVVKVPDTSLYPVGTVFYGIPVHICPTVALHDRVGVVEDNNCVAYWKVIARDRKIMI
- a CDS encoding RidA family protein, which translates into the protein MTPTENFKALGLSLPPAPSPLGVYKPCLVDGKYLYLSGHGPVQDDKSLIIGRIGVDFDMDQGKLAARQVGLTMLSTIVANLGSLDKVKRVIKVLGMVNCTPDFGRHPYVINGCSELFAKVWGEENGIGVRSAVGFGSLPDNIPVEIEALFELH
- a CDS encoding gluconate:H+ symporter, whose protein sequence is MALLGVVFASILLLVLLVAYFRLNTFIAFLIVCLFMGLALNVVREPAQRMSIADITQSIQTGIGKTLGSLVIIIVFGSMLGKLVAESGAAQKIANGLMQVFGRKYVQWSLMLTGFIVGIPLFYNIGFVLMVPLIFTVAARTKLPAVYLGIPMLASLSVTHGYLPPHPSPTALVGAFHANMGITLLYGLLVAIPAIVLAGPVFSRFLKKYTQEPAQLFTTVALPDDQLPGMATSIVAALLPVLLLAATSLLKLKAAPDSVAFNIASWLGDPVIVMLLAVLNGAYVLGIRRGWPIKKVMGTMEDAIRDVSVIILIIGGSGALTQMLLDSKVSDVIKEGLGSMHMNPLILAWTIAALIRVSVGSATVAGLTAAGIVAPLVVGTTVHPSLMVLATGAGSLMFSHVNDGGFWMFKEYFNLSVKDTFKTWSIMETIVSVVGLIGCLILNLFI